One genomic window of Pseudohongiella acticola includes the following:
- the gspI gene encoding type II secretion system minor pseudopilin GspI yields the protein MTTGLTAKAQGFTLVEVMVALFVVAVALPALMFQLSTQLTSTGVLEEKTLASWVAQDQLALYALQTPDRLQTVDGSQSELQGERLLAGRQWLWLLSTEATPVPGMVRQTLSVYPDAIARQQQRDAFVEIMVYARTATASGVR from the coding sequence ATGACAACCGGATTAACAGCAAAAGCACAAGGCTTCACCCTGGTTGAAGTGATGGTGGCGCTGTTTGTTGTAGCGGTGGCGCTGCCTGCGCTGATGTTTCAATTGAGCACCCAGTTGACCAGCACCGGGGTGCTTGAAGAAAAGACACTGGCTTCCTGGGTGGCTCAGGATCAACTGGCTCTTTATGCGTTGCAGACGCCTGACCGGTTGCAGACCGTTGATGGTTCTCAAAGTGAACTACAGGGCGAACGTCTGTTGGCAGGGCGGCAATGGCTCTGGTTATTGTCCACGGAAGCGACACCTGTGCCGGGTATGGTAAGGCAGACGCTGAGTGTCTATCCCGATGCGATAGCGCGACAGCAACAACGTGATGCCTTCGTCGAAATAATGGTATATGCGCGCACAGCGACAGCCAGTGGAGTACGCTGA
- a CDS encoding pilus assembly FimT family protein, with protein MAIGRTRSKFLVRGRAQGFSLIEMLVVMAIMGLIVSVVTLSTGSLSAVFGGGNRVSPESVSEELMVLMAAASSQAILSGEPVALGFTSSSTAQEDGIAVTWLRYGRTSGGLVRNRQATWQPVSAHSDLQDLNLSPGLASNLMIEGERVNTQALTVDPGMPAVVFYPTGESTAFEWSLSQDEQVVTLSNTTTGEVERRQR; from the coding sequence ATGGCAATTGGCAGGACGCGGAGTAAGTTTCTGGTGCGTGGCAGGGCGCAGGGTTTCAGTCTGATCGAGATGCTGGTGGTGATGGCCATTATGGGACTTATTGTCAGCGTGGTGACGTTGTCGACAGGGTCACTGTCTGCTGTCTTTGGTGGCGGCAATCGCGTTTCGCCGGAATCTGTCTCAGAAGAGTTGATGGTACTAATGGCAGCGGCTTCGTCACAGGCGATACTCAGCGGCGAGCCTGTGGCCCTGGGGTTTACCTCTTCATCGACAGCGCAAGAAGACGGTATTGCCGTTACCTGGTTGCGTTATGGCCGCACCTCGGGTGGCCTGGTTCGCAATCGTCAGGCGACCTGGCAGCCAGTGTCGGCGCACAGTGATCTGCAGGATCTGAATCTGTCACCAGGCCTTGCCAGTAATCTGATGATTGAAGGTGAAAGAGTCAATACCCAGGCACTGACAGTGGACCCTGGTATGCCAGCAGTGGTGTTCTATCCGACCGGAGAAAGCACGGCGTTTGAGTGGTCATTGTCACAGGATGAGCAGGTGGTGACGCTGAGCAACACAACAACCGGTGAAGTGGAAAGGCGGCAGCGATGA
- the gspG gene encoding type II secretion system major pseudopilin GspG: MQQQPGPAKTSQRGFSLIEILVVLVIMGLLISIIAPNVLGRADEARVQKVFADFSAIETALRMYRLDNYAYPSSEQGLNALVERPTLAPMPANWKSDGYLESLPVDPWGNPYLYLSPGQNGDYDIFTYGADGTRGGDGQNQDYGNWQDAE, translated from the coding sequence ATGCAACAACAACCAGGGCCGGCTAAAACCAGCCAGCGAGGCTTCAGTCTGATCGAAATTCTGGTCGTGCTGGTTATCATGGGCTTGCTGATCAGTATCATCGCGCCCAATGTGCTGGGTCGCGCCGATGAAGCCCGGGTACAAAAAGTGTTCGCTGATTTCAGTGCCATTGAAACGGCGCTGCGCATGTATCGGCTTGACAACTATGCCTACCCCAGCAGTGAGCAGGGACTCAATGCGCTGGTGGAGCGGCCGACGTTGGCGCCGATGCCTGCGAACTGGAAAAGCGATGGTTATCTGGAGTCGCTGCCGGTTGATCCCTGGGGTAATCCCTATCTCTACCTGAGTCCGGGCCAGAATGGTGACTACGATATTTTCACCTATGGCGCTGACGGCACTCGCGGTGGTGACGGGCAGAACCAGGATTATGGCAATTGGCAGGACGCGGAGTAA
- the gspF gene encoding type II secretion system inner membrane protein GspF: MASFTYQALDADGKRVTGVIEGDGERHVRAQLRAQNVRPLVISSGKAPASAAGFASLFRRQRRLSVAELSLVSRQLASLIQSGLPLDEALQISARQSRNIRVKTLLSQVRSRVLEGHTLAQAMSEHPAAFDRMYCAMVRAGESAGYLGEVMERLAEYTETGQQSRQKLQMALVYPMALLGVSVLVVSLLMTFVVPRLVSMFASSSRELPGLTRALIVVSDFMASGWALLLLFTTVAAVIGFRWRLRDLDARRRWHQFLLHVPLLSDMLRQMDSARFASTLAILLSSGVPLLESVRIAAQVLDNEVMRTATEQLAVRVQEGGSFSKSMRQADVFPPLLVQMAANGEANGTLARQLAYAADNQERELQMRLGTTMALLEPLTIVLMGGLVTLIMLAVLLPIFDINTLI; the protein is encoded by the coding sequence ATGGCCTCATTCACCTATCAGGCGCTGGATGCCGACGGCAAACGGGTCACCGGGGTTATCGAAGGTGACGGTGAACGTCATGTGCGGGCGCAGTTGCGGGCACAGAACGTCAGGCCTCTGGTCATCAGCTCCGGTAAGGCGCCGGCTTCCGCCGCGGGGTTTGCCAGTCTGTTCCGGCGTCAACGTCGTCTGTCGGTAGCAGAATTGTCCCTGGTCAGCCGACAGCTGGCGTCGTTAATCCAGTCGGGTTTACCTCTGGATGAGGCGCTGCAGATCAGCGCCCGTCAAAGCCGCAATATCCGGGTCAAAACCCTGCTGTCACAGGTGCGTTCGCGGGTACTGGAAGGCCACACGCTGGCGCAGGCCATGAGCGAGCATCCGGCGGCGTTCGATCGCATGTATTGCGCCATGGTGCGTGCCGGGGAATCGGCCGGTTATCTGGGTGAGGTGATGGAGCGGCTGGCTGAGTATACCGAGACCGGTCAGCAGTCCCGGCAAAAGTTGCAAATGGCGCTTGTTTACCCGATGGCGCTACTCGGGGTCAGCGTGCTGGTGGTGAGCCTGCTCATGACCTTTGTCGTGCCGCGGCTGGTGAGCATGTTTGCCAGTTCCAGCCGGGAATTGCCGGGGCTGACGCGAGCCCTGATTGTGGTCAGTGATTTCATGGCGTCGGGCTGGGCGTTGTTGCTGTTATTCACGACAGTTGCTGCCGTCATCGGCTTTCGCTGGCGTCTGCGCGACCTAGATGCCCGCAGGCGCTGGCACCAGTTTCTGCTGCATGTCCCCTTGCTCAGCGACATGCTTCGACAAATGGACAGCGCCCGCTTTGCATCAACATTGGCCATCCTGCTCAGTAGCGGTGTGCCTTTGCTGGAGTCGGTGCGGATTGCGGCGCAGGTACTGGATAACGAAGTGATGCGTACAGCGACTGAACAACTGGCGGTACGCGTACAGGAAGGGGGCAGCTTCAGTAAAAGCATGCGGCAGGCAGACGTGTTTCCGCCTTTGCTGGTGCAGATGGCAGCTAACGGCGAAGCCAATGGCACGCTGGCCAGGCAGCTGGCCTACGCTGCTGATAATCAGGAGCGCGAGTTACAGATGCGCCTGGGTACCACCATGGCGTTGCTGGAGCCGCTGACCATCGTTCTGATGGGCGGTCTGGTAACCCTGATCATGCTGGCGGTGCTGTTGCCGATTTTTGATATTAACACACTGATCTGA
- the gspE gene encoding type II secretion system ATPase GspE, whose protein sequence is MLPYDFADAHGVIVEEGVVYHRPGLTVPVLLELRRVLGCAFSPVSLDAETFQQRLTRLYQSGADAAQRAADELGDDFDLGALVDDIPKNSDLMSGADNAPVIRLINAVLSQAVREKASDIHIEPFEHRVSVRFRVDGVLRDVLAPKAELGPVLVSRLKVMARLDIAEKRLPQDGRISVRLAGHAVDIRVSTIPSSFGERVVLRLLDQAAGQLNLEQLAMPAQVFEAFSRALQKPHGIILVTGPTGSGKTTTLYAGLHHINNRHRNILTIEDPVEYLLPGIGQTQVNAKVDMTFARGLRAILRQDPDVVMVGEIRDQETAAIAVQASLTGHLVLSTLHTNTAIGAVTRLQDMGIEPFLLSSSLEAILAQRLVRCLCQQCRQPVEADLSEQQRFGLPSGSVVYRAHGCDACNQSGYKGRTGIYELIEVDEALRRLIHDGAGEQTMLAHLRASSPAIDEHGRQRVLAGETSLEEVLRVTTWA, encoded by the coding sequence ATGCTGCCCTATGACTTTGCCGATGCCCACGGTGTCATTGTGGAGGAGGGCGTGGTTTATCATCGCCCTGGACTGACAGTGCCGGTGCTGCTGGAGTTACGCAGAGTGCTGGGTTGTGCGTTTTCGCCGGTCAGCCTGGATGCTGAGACTTTTCAGCAACGCCTGACGCGCCTGTATCAGAGTGGCGCTGACGCCGCTCAGCGTGCTGCTGATGAGCTTGGCGATGATTTTGATCTCGGGGCACTGGTGGATGATATTCCCAAGAACAGCGATCTGATGTCGGGCGCTGATAATGCGCCGGTGATCCGGTTGATCAATGCGGTACTGTCGCAGGCGGTACGCGAAAAAGCCTCTGATATCCATATCGAACCGTTCGAGCACCGGGTCTCGGTCCGCTTTCGGGTTGATGGCGTGTTGCGCGATGTACTGGCCCCCAAAGCCGAACTGGGTCCGGTGCTGGTATCACGGTTGAAAGTGATGGCACGGCTGGATATTGCCGAGAAACGCTTACCGCAGGACGGCCGCATCAGTGTCCGTCTGGCCGGGCACGCGGTTGATATCCGGGTATCGACGATACCATCGTCTTTCGGTGAGCGTGTGGTATTGCGACTGCTGGACCAGGCCGCCGGGCAACTGAACCTGGAGCAACTGGCAATGCCGGCTCAGGTCTTCGAGGCTTTCAGTCGCGCGCTGCAAAAACCTCACGGCATTATTCTGGTGACCGGTCCCACCGGGTCGGGCAAGACCACAACCCTGTATGCAGGGTTGCATCATATCAACAATCGCCATCGCAATATTCTGACCATTGAGGACCCGGTGGAATACCTGTTGCCCGGCATCGGCCAGACCCAGGTTAACGCCAAAGTCGACATGACGTTTGCGCGGGGATTGCGTGCCATCCTGCGGCAGGATCCGGATGTGGTGATGGTCGGTGAAATACGCGATCAGGAAACCGCGGCGATCGCCGTGCAGGCATCGCTGACCGGCCATCTGGTGTTGTCAACGCTACACACCAATACCGCCATCGGTGCTGTCACGCGGCTGCAGGATATGGGCATAGAACCGTTCCTGTTGTCATCCAGTCTTGAGGCGATACTGGCGCAGCGTCTGGTGCGCTGTCTGTGCCAGCAGTGTCGTCAACCTGTCGAGGCAGACCTCAGTGAACAGCAGCGCTTTGGCCTGCCATCAGGCTCGGTAGTTTATCGTGCGCACGGTTGTGATGCCTGTAACCAGAGTGGATATAAAGGCCGGACCGGTATTTATGAATTGATCGAAGTGGATGAAGCGTTGCGCCGGTTGATTCACGACGGCGCCGGTGAGCAGACCATGCTGGCGCATCTGCGTGCTAGCAGTCCGGCCATTGATGAACATGGACGGCAACGGGTGCTGGCCGGTGAAACCAGCCTGGAAGAAGTATTACGGGTAACCACATGGGCATGA